In the genome of Ferrovibrio terrae, the window GCGACGCTCAATGCCGTGACGGCCGCCCAGGCCATCGACGCCGATGTGCATGTGCTGGTCGCCGGTGAAAAGGCCGATGCGGCGGCTGCTGCGGCCGCCAAGGTCGCCGGTGTGGCCAGGGTGATCCATGTCGAGGCCGCGCATTACGCGCATGGCCTGGCCGAGCCTCTCGCCGTGCTGATCGCCGAACTGGGCAAGGGCTATGGCGCCATCGTCGCGCCGGAGACCACGTCCGGCAAGAACGTGATGCCGCGCGTGGCAGCTCTGCTCGATGTGATGCAGATTTCCGGCATCGTCGAGGTGAAGTCTGCCGATACCTTCGTGCGTCCGATCTATGCCGGCAACGCCATGGCGACCGTGCAGTCTTCGGATGCGATCAAGGTCGTCACCGTGCGCACCACCGGTTTTGCCGCCGCCGCCGCTGACGGCGGCTCGGCCAGCGTCGAGAAGGGCACGGCCGCCAGCGATCCGGGCGTGTCGACGTTCATCGGCCAGGAGCTGCAGAAGTCGGACCGTCCGGAGCTGACGGCGGCCAAGATCATCGTCTCGGGTGGTCGCGGCATGGGCTCGGGCGAGAATTTCAAGCTGATCGAGGCCGTGGCCGACAAGCTGGGTGCCGCGGTCGGCGCCAGCCGCGCCGCCGTGGACGCCGGCTTCGTGCCGAACGACTACCAGGTCGGCCAGACCGGCAAGATCGTCGCGCCGCAGCTCTATGTCGCGGTCGGCATCTCGGGTGCGATCCAGCATCTCGCCGGCATGAAGGACTCGAAAGTCATCGTCGCCATCAACAAGGACGAAGAGGCGCCGATCTTCCAGGTTGCCGACTACGGCCTGGTCGGCGATCTGTTCAAGATCCTCCCCGAACTCGAAGCCGAGCTCGGCAAGTAACCGGAGACGGTAGACCGCATGATCAAGACCATTGGGGTGATCGGCGCAGGCCAGATGGGCAACGGTATCGCCCATGTCTGTGCGCTGGCCGGTTACGATGTCGTGCTGCAGGACATCAATGCCGCGCAGCTCGACAAGGCGCTGGAAACCATCGGCGGCAACATGGCCCGCCAGGTGGCGCGCGGCAAGATCACCGAGGCCGACAAGGCCAAGGCGCTGACGCATATCCGCACCTCGAACGACATCCGCGCCTTCGCCGAGACCGACTTCATCGTCGAGGCCGCCACCGAGAACGAGGGCCTGAAGAAGAAGATCTTCGCCGACCTCTGCCCGGTGCTGAAGCCGGATGCCATTCTGGCCACCAACACCTCGTCGATCTCGGTGACCCGCCTGGCCTCCTCGACCGACCGGCCGGAAAAGTTCATGGGCATGCATTTCATGAACCCGGTGCCGGTGATGCAGCTGGTCGAGCTGATCCGCGGCATCGCCACCGATGAAACCACCTTCAGGATGGTGCGCGAACTCACCGTCAAGCTGAACAAGACGCCGGCCAATTCGGAAGATTTCCCCGCCTTCATCGTCAACCGCATCCTGCTGCCGATGATCAACGAGGCGATCTACACGCTGTATGAAGGCGTGGGTTCGGTCGAAGCGATCGACACCGCCATGAAGCTGGGCGCCAACCATCCGATGGGGCCGCTCCAGCTCGCCGACTTCATCGGCCTCGACACCTGCCTCTCGATCATGCAGGTGCTCTACGAGGGCCTGGCCGACAGCAAGTATCGCCCGTGTCCGCTGCTGGTGAAATATGTCGAGGCCGGCTGGCTGGGTCGCAAGACCAACCGCGGCTTCTACGACTATCGCGGCGAACATCCGACCCCCACTCGTTAAGAGGGGCCGACGCGGTAAAATCCGCGACGCACGAACGACAAAGGGGCCTCACGGCCCCTTTTCTTTTTACTAAACGGGATCCCGGCTCGCGCTTCGCCTGGCCGGGATGACGACCTGTGATGTCATGTCACTCCGGGCTTGACCCGGGGTCCCATTTTTCCTGCCTATTTCTCCGCGATCGCCGCGTCGATCAGCCTGAGCGCATCGGCCTGGTCCCATTCGGCGGCGCCGATCAGGCGCCCGATCTCGCGGCCCTGGCGGTCGATCAGGATGCTGGTCGGCAGGCCGATGGTGCCCCAGGCGCGGCCCGATTTCATGCTGGTGTCGAGATAGGAGGCCAGATGACGCGCACCGATCTGGCCGAGGAATATCTCCACCTTGGCCCGGCCGCTGCGATCCTGCGCAACCGCCACCACGGCGAAATCCTTCGATCCGCGCTTGGCCTGCAGCCGATCCAGCGCCGGCATCTCCTCGCGGCAGGGCACGCACCAGGTGGCCCAGAGATTGAGCAGCACGACCTTGCCGCGGAAAGCCTCCAGCGTCACCGGCCGGTCATTCGGGTCGAGGAATTCGGCCAGTGCGGCTGGCTTCCGCTCGGCCGAGACGCTAAATTTCTGCATCTCGCCCAGCCTGGGCAATTCTTGGCGCGGCAGATCGGCTGCCATGGCAGACCCTGCCATCGCGCAAACCGCCGCCAGAACCGTCAGAAACCGTTTCATACCCGAAGCCATCCCGATCATGTCCGCCAAGAAGAAATCAGATAAGTCCCCCACCAAGCCTAAGCAAGCCAACAGCATGTGGGGCGGACGCTTTGCCGCAGGCCCGGCGGCGATCATGACCGAGATCAATGCCTCGATCCGCTTCGATCAGAAGCTGTACCGCCAGGATATCCGCGGCTCGAAAGCGCATTGCGCCATGCTGGTGCGACAGGGCCTCATTTCCGCCGCCGAGGGCAAGAAGATCCAGGGCGGTCTGGACACAATTCTGCGTGAGATCGAGGCCGGCAAGTTCAAGATCGATCCGGCGCTGGAAGACATCCACATGCATGTGGAGGCGCGGCTGTCCGACCTGATCGGCAAGCCGGCCGGACGCCTGCACACCGCGCGCTCGCGCAACGACCAGGTGGCGACCGATTTCCGCCTCTGGGTGCGCGATGCCATCGACAAGATCGATGCGGGCCTGAAAGACCTGCAGCTCACGCTGCTGCGCCGCGCCGAGGACTATGCCGACACGGTGATGCCGGGCTTCACCCATCTGCAGGCCGCGCAGCCGGTCACCTTCGGCCATCACCTGATGGCCTATGTCGAGATGGTGGGCCGCGACCGCTCGCGGCTGAATGACGCCCGCGCGCGCCTGAATGAAAGCCCGCTGGGCGCCGCGGCTCTGGCCGGCACGTCATTGCCGATCGACCGCGACAGCACGGCGAAGGAACTGGGTTTCGCCCGCCCGATGGCCAATTCGCTCGATGCCGTGGCCGACCGCGACTATGCGCTGGAATTCCTCTCGGCGGCCTCGATCTGCGCCGTGCATCTGTCGCGTCTCGCCGAAGAGATCGTGATCTGGACGTCTGCTCAATTCCGTTTTGTCTCGCTCAGCGATGCCTTCACCACCGGCTCGTCGATCATGCCGCAGAAGCGCAATCCCGATGCCGCCGAACTGGTGCGCGGCAAGGTCGGCCGTATCGTGGGCAGCCTGAATGCGCTGCTGATCACGATGAAGGGCCTGCCGATGACCTACGGCAAGGACATGCAGGAAGACAAGGAGCCCACCTTCGACGCGGTGGAAAACCTGGAACTCTGCATCGCCGCCACCGCGGGTATGATCGCCGACCTCAAGGCCAACAAGCCGCGCATGCAGGATGCCGCCGGCGAAGGTTATACCACCGCCACCGACCTGGCCGACTGGTGCGTGCGCAAGCTGGATATGCCGTTCCGCCAGGCGCATCACGTGGCCGGCAGCCTGGTGCGGCTGGCCGAGACGCAGGACAAACCGCTGGAAGCGCTGACGCTGGCCGAGATGCAGAGCGTGGAAAAGCGCATCAGCAAGGATGTGTTCGCCGTGCTGGGCGTGCAGAATTCGGTGAAGAGCCGCGTGTCCTATGGCGGCACCGCACCGGCCAACGTGAAGAAACAGGTCGCGCGCTGGCGCAAGTTGCTTGACGCCGAAAAGCTTGCAGGAAAGAAGAAAACGCGGGACAAGGCGTGATGCGCTCCAGGATCGTCCTTTTGCTGCTGATTCTCGCACTGCCGGCGCTGGCCGCCTGCGGCCGCAAGGATGTGCCGGATTATCCTAAGGATGCCATCGACCGGCCGGGTGCGTTCGACCGCACCCAGCGCAACCAGAATCCCCGCTATTACTGAGATACTCCGATGACTGGACTGCCCTGGTTCGCCTATCGCAATGGCGTGCTGCATGCCGAAAACGTGCCGCTGGATCATATCGCCGCCGAAGTCGGCACGCCGGTCTATGTCTACAGCACCGCGGCGCTGACCGATCGCTACACCAGCCTGGCCGAGGCCTTTGCCGGACTGCCGGTGCTGATCGCCTATGCGATGAAGGCCAATGCCAATATGGCGCTGATCCGCCATCTGGGTAGCTTAGGCGCCGGCGCCGATGTGGTGTCGGCCGGCGAATTGCAGATCGCCATGAAGGCCGGCATCGCGCCGGGCAAGATCATCTTCGCCGGCGTCGGCAAGACCAGAGCCGAAATGGCGATTGCGCTGAAGGCCGGCAATACCGGCATCGCGCAGTTCAATGTCGAATCCGAACCTGAACTCGATGCGCTGTCGGCGGTCTCGGCTTCGCTCGGCGTCAAGGCGCCGGTGGCGATCCGCATCAACCCCGATGTCGATGCCAAGACGCACAAGAAGATCACCACGGGGAAAGCTGAAAACAAGTTCGGTATTTCCTACACCCGCGCCCGCGAAGTCTATGCCCATGCAGCGAAGCTGCCCGGCATCAGGATCACCGGCGTGCATGTGCATATCGGCAGCCAGCTGACCGACCTCGCGCCCTATGAGGCCACCTTCATCAAGCTGGCCGAACTGGTGAAGGATCTCCGCGCCGACGGCCACGACATCCAGCGCATCGACCTGGGCGGCGGCATCGGTATTACCTACGACGACGAGACGCCGCCGGACCCCAGGGCCTATGCCGATCTGGTGCGCAAATACATTGCCCCGCTGGGCTGCGAGATCGCGCTGGAGCCGGGCCGCTACATCGTCGGCAATGCCGGACTGCTGCTGACCGCCGTCACATTCGTCAAGCCGGCCGAGGGCAAGACCTTCCTGATCCTCGATTCCGGCATGAACGACCTGATCCGCCCGGCGATGTATGAGGCGTTCCATCGCATCGTGCCCGTAAAAGCGCCAAATCCCGAAGCTGAGCTGGCGCCGGTCGATGTCGTCGGCCCGGTCTGCGAAAGCGGCGACACCTTTGCCGAAGACCGTCCGATGCCGCCGGTCGATGACGGAGATTTGCTCGCCATCCTTTCGGCGGGTGCTTATAGTTCTTCCATGGCCTCGACCTACAACGCACGGCCGCTGGCCCCGGAGGTTCTGGTTGATGGCGACAGGTTTGCCATTGTCCGGCGCCGCCCTAGCATCGATGAAATGACGGCCCTGGAGACCCAGCCGGCATGGCTCAGCAAGGCGAAGGCGTAAATCCACCCGATACCACCCGGCCGGCCCAGGCAGCCCTGGCGCCGGGCCTGACGCCTTATCCCCGGATGCTTGCGGAGCCGCTCGAACGCCGCCTCGCCTTTGCCCGCGCCGCCCTGTTCTGGGAACGCTTCTGGCCCGCGCTCATGCCGGCCGCGGCCGTCGTCGCCGTCTTCTTCATCCTCGCCGGTTTCGACATCTGGCGCTTCACGCCGGTCTGGCTGCACTGGCTGCTGCTGGCAGGTTTCGCGGGTGCCTTCGGCATTGCGCTGTGGCGCGAACTGCGCGCAGTCCTCCGCTGGCCCGACCGCGCCGCCGCCATGCGCCGGCTGGAGCGCGTCAACCTGCTGCAGCATCGCCCGCTCGAAGCCGCCGCCGACACGCTGTCGGCCGAGCAGCAGGACCCGATTGCGCGTGCGCTGTGGTCGATCCATCGCGAACGCGCGCTGGCCCAGCTGGCGAAAGTGCGCGTCGGCACGCCGGAAGCCGGCTGGTGGCGCAAGGATGTCTGGGGTTTCCGCGCAGCACTTGGCCTGCTGCTGATCGTGGCCTGGGCCAGCCCCGGCGAGGATCGCGCGCAACGCCTGTCGGATACGCTCAATCCCGGCACCGCGATGGCGCCGGGCACTTTGCTGGCGATGGAAGCCTGGATCACGCCGCCGCCTTACACAGGCAAGGCGCCGCTGTTCCTGACCCGCGACGGCAAACCCGTACCGGGCAATGCCGCAGCCCCTCTCACCGTGCCGACCGGCAGCCTGCTCAAGCTGCGGCTCGCGGCGCCGCCGTCGGGCTTCGCGCTCAAATTCGGCAAGAGCGAACAGGCCTTGCAGGCGATCGACGACCGCAACGGCGAGATCGACCTGGCGCTGGACCTGACGCAGGGCGCCGCGCCGGTGCTCAGCCTGGTGCGTCGCGACAAGGTGGTGGCGGAATGGCCGCTGCAGGTAATCCCGGACCTGCCGCCGCAGATCGAGATGGCCGGCGAGCCCAAGACGCTGCGCCGCACGGAACTGGAAATCGGCTTCACCGGGCATGACGATTACGGCATGCAGCAGGTGCGCATCGAGATGGCGCGCGACGGCGCCGAGCAGACTGTCAGCGTCGACTGGCCCACGCCGCCGGCCGGTGCCGGCGAAATCCAGGACAAGCAAAGCTTCGATTTCAGCGAGCATCCCTGGGCCGGCCTGCAGGTGCAGATGACCTTGGTGGCCACCGATGCGCTGGGCCAGACCGGCCGCAGTGCGCCCGCGACCGTGACGATCCCGGCGCGCCGCTTCATCCATCCCGTGGCCAAGGCGATTGTCGAGCAGCGCCGCGACCTGGCGCTCAGGCCCGGCCAGTGGCAGCGCGTGGTGACGGCCCTGCACGGTCTGAGCCTGGCGCCGGAACGCTATCGCGGCGACGCCACCGCGCATCTCGGCCTGCGCATGTCGGCCGCGCGGCTGAAACTGAACCGTTCGCCGGATTCCGTTGCCGCCGTGCAGACTCTGCTGTGGCAGACCGCCGTGCATATCGAGGAAGGCCGCAAGACGCAGACCGATCGCGACTTCCAGGCGCTGATGGACAAGCTGCAGGATGCGCTGGATCGCAATGCCGATGATTCGGAGATCCAGAAGCTGATGCAGGAGATGCGGGAAGCGATGAACCGCATGCTGGAACAGCTGATGCAGGACGCGATGGAGCGTCTGGCGCGCGGCGAGGAGCCGGAGGAGTTGGGCGAAGACGAAGAGGCCATGAGCGGCGACGACCTGCAGGACATGATGGACCAGGCGCAGGACATGGCGCAGATGGGCGACCGCGATGCGGCGCGCGACATGCTGCAGCAGATGCAGCGCATGATGGAGGCCCTGAAGAACGGCCGCATCGCGCGCATGCCGGAAGGCCGCCAGCAGCAGGGCCAGCGCGGGCAGCGGGGTCAGCGCGGCCAGGGCCAGCAGGGCCAGATGATGCAGGAATTCGGCGAGATGCTGCGCCAGCAGCAGCAATTGCTCGACCGCAGCTTCCGCCGCAACCAGCAGGGCCAGCGTGGCGAAGGCCAGCCCGGCAGCCAGCAGCGCGGCGAGAACGAGGCCGATGCGCGCCAGCAGGAAGAACTGCGCCGCCGTCTCGGCGAGATGATGAACCGGCTGGGCGAGCGCGGCGGCCAGCTGCCCGACCAGCTCGGCAAGGCCGACCGCGCCATGCGTGATGCGCGTGAAGCACTGCGGCGCGGCGAGCCCGGCGAGGCGATGCAGGGCCAAGCCGATGCGATGGACCAGCTGCGCCAGGGCCTGAACCAGATGCAGCAGGCGCAGCGCGGCAATCCCGACGGCCAGGCGCGCGAGGCCGATTCACGGCAGAACGGCCGCAATCCGCAGCGCGATCCATTGGGGCGCAACACCACCGGCTACGAGAATGCCGGCGAAGCGACACAGGTGCCCGACCTGGCGCCGGTGGAACGCGCGCGCCGCATCCTGGAAGAGCTGCAGCGCCGCGCCGGCAACCGCGAGCGCGCCCCGCTCGAACTCGACTACCTGGACCGCCTGCTGCGGCGGTTCTGAGTCCAGATTTCATCGATGATCGACAGCCTGGATCACCTGGTACTCACCGTGCGCGACATCGATGTCACGCTGCGTTTCTATGAAAGCGCGCTCGGCATGCAGGCAATCCGCTTCACGGCGAAAGATGGCGGCACGCGCGTGGCGCTCGGTTTCGGCCAGCAGAAAATCAACCTGCATCGCCACGGCCGTGAATTCGAGCCCAAGGCTGAGCAGCCAATGCCAGGCAGCGCCGATCTGTGCTTTCTCACGGCACGGCCGGTGGAGGACGTGATCGCGCATCTGGCGGCGCAGGGTATCGCAATCCTGGAAGGACCGGTGCAGCGCACCGGTGCAACCGGGCCGATCCTCTCGGTCTACATCCGCGATCCTGACGGAAACCTGATCGAGATCAGCAACAGGCTGACCGGACGCTGATCAATCCGCCGGCTGCCCGGCGGCAACAGCATTGACGCCCAGCGCGCGCTCGACGGCATCGTTGAGCGCGACCATGGTGAAGGGGCGCTGCAGGATCACGATCAGGTTTTCGATGTCATGCGAGCGGCGGCGCTGGATGGTGTCGCTCGACATCATCAGCATCGGCAGGTCGGGGAAGTCGCGCGCTACCTTCAGCGACAGTTCGACGCCATCCATGTTCGGCATCGCCACATCGGCCAGCAGCAGGTCGAACGGCAGGCGAGCGAGCTTGACCACGGCTTCGGCGCCGTCATTGACGACAACGACCTCGTGGCCGCGCTGCAGCAGCACACGCCGGATGAATTCGCGCACCGGCACATCCGTTTCCGCGACCAGTATTCGCGCCATCCACTCCTCGCCGACGGCAGTCGCACGGCGTGGGCAGTTCTGCCCGGCGACAGCCACCTATTCTGGAATCAGCTTGGTCAAGCTATGGGTACTGAAGCCGGCGAATCCGCCCGAACCGGCATGCCGCGAATCCTACCCCAACGGGTGATGAATGAAAACGTGCATTCTGGGCCCTGCGCAACCAATGGGTGCTGCCGTACATCCCCGGATCAGGCCGGGGAATGACAAACCTGGTTTGGGTATTGCGGCGTTTACGTCGCCTTACGGCGTGGCCGCCTGGCTGGCGAAGGCGACTTCGAGATCGGTGACCTCGTCCCTGGGCGCCGGCAGCTGGACATTGAAGCTGAGCTTTTCATCGGCCTCGATGCTGGTCTGCTCCAGCTTGACCGTGAAGGCGCCGAGATCCTGGCCATTGGCGCCACGCATGGCGATGCGGACAGCCGGCAGGAGGCGCTCGGTCCCGCTGACATTCACCACATCGCCCGACACCGTCACCTTGGTGGTGCCGCCATCCAGCACGGTGGCGGATTTCAGGTTGTGCAGCTCCAGCCCGAGCCACTGCGCCGCATCGACCGGGATGCCGAGCTGTTCGTAAAGCTTGGACAGCGGCGGGTAGAAGGCGACCAGTTCGATCCGCTTCTCGTAGCCGCCGCCGACCACGCCGCCGAGCAGGCCCAGCAGCAGCAGCCAGCCCAGCCAGGCCCAGGAAAACGGCTTTTTCGGCTTGGCCGCGGCACGCTGGACCCCGGCTTCGGCCAGGCGGGCGCGGCGGCGCTTGATCGCCTCGTCGGGGTCGTCATCCAGGTCGCCCCCGCTGATCGGCTCGTCCAGCGGCGGGTGCAGCGGCGGGCGGTCCAGCTCGGCATCCAGCAGGTCGTCGTCGAAACCGCTGATTCGCGGTACCGGCGGCGGGCTCAGATCGTCCGCAGGCGACAGGTCGAGATCGGGCAGGTCAGGCAGGGAGGGCGGGGGCACCACGGCCGAGGCCGGCGGCGGCTTGCCGCCGGGCGGCGGGGGCGGCACCCACTCGTCTTCATCAGCCTGGGCAGCGGCAGCCGCCATCTGCGCCAGCACCGGGGGCACAGCCGGTTCAGGCGGCAATTCGGGTTCCGGCCGCTCCTGGCGCCAGACGTTGCGGCAGACCGAACAGCGCACCTTGCGCGGCGCGTCGCCGAATGCGTTGGGGTCGACCTGGAAGCGGGTCGCACAGGCTGGGCAATTGAGGATCATGCCAAATCTGCCTGGTGCCAGCCCTTTTGCGTTTCCGGATGCTTTCCCTTATAGGACGGACAGGGCTGCGGAAGCAACCCCACTGCCTCGCAAGATATTGAAGTCATTGGCGGGCAAGGTCTTAGACGAAGCAAGGCCTTAGACGAATCGGAGGAAGCCGGGACGTGGTGCGATTCCAGAACGTCGGGATGCGATATGGCCCCGGGCCGGAGGTGCTGCGCGACGTCAGCTTCGAGCTGGCGACGGGCTCCTTCCATTTCCTGGCCGGTCCCAGCGGCGCGGGCAAGACCTCGCTGCTCAAGCTTCTGTACCTGGCGCAGCGCCCGAGCCGCGGCCTGATCAGCATGTTCGGCCAGGACGTGTCCACCGCCAGCCGCGCCGCCCTGCCGATGCTGCGCCGGCGCATCGGCGTGGTGTACCAGGATTTCCGCCTGCTCGATCACCTGAGCGCGCTCGACAACGTGGCGCTGCCTTTGCGCATCGCCGGCGCCGACGAGAAGCGCACGCGCGAACATGTCGTCGAACTGCTGACCTGGGTCGGGCTGGGCGACCGGCTGGAGGCGCGGCCGGCGACGCTGTCGGGCGGCGAGAAGCAGCGCGTGGCGATCGCGCGCGCCGTCATTGCCAGACCAAGCCTCTTGCTGGCGGATGAACCGACCGGCAACGTCGATCCCGATATGGCGCAGCGCCTGATGTATCTGTTCGTCGAGCTGAACAAACTCGGCACGGCAATCGTGCTGGCGACGCATGACACGCATCTGCTGGAGCAGTTCCGCTTTCCGGTGATGCGCCTGCGCGCCGGCGCGCTCATGATCGACAGGAATGCAGCGTGAGCAAGCCGCGTAAAAAAGCTCCGGTCTCTGACCTGCAGCTCGAAGCCGACAAGTCGGCGCGTTTCCTGCCCTGGGCGCTGGCGGTGATGGTGTTCCTCGCCGCATTGGCGCTCAGCGGCGCGCTGGCGCTGGATGGCACCATCGAAGGCTGGCGCCGCGGCGTGTCGTCGAAACTCACCGTGCAGATCGCCGACCGTCCGGGCCAGCCGATGGCGCCGCGCCTGCAGGCCGCCGCCGATATCCTGCGCGCCGTGCCCGGCATCGCCGAGGTGCGGATCGTGGAACGCTCGGCCGTCGAAGCCCTGCTGCAGCCCTGGCTCGGCAGCGCCGCCCTGCAGGCCGATCTGCCGCTGCCCGGCATGATCGACGTGACGCTGCAGGACAATGCCGCGCTGTCGGTGGATGCGGTGAATGCGCAGCTGCAGGCCGCCGTGCCCGGCGCGCGCCTCGACGATCCCAAGCCCTGGCTCGATCGCCTCGTTCAGCTCGGCCGCCTGTTGCAGTCGCTGGGCGGCAGCATCGTGCTGCTGGTCGGCATCGCCGCCGCCGCGATGGTGATCTTCGCGACACGGGCCGGGCTTGCGGACCGGCGCGACACCATCGAGCTGCTGCATCTGATCGGCGCGGAAGACGGCTATATCGCCCGGCAGTTCCAGCGCCATGTGGCGGCGCAGGCCCTGCGCGGCGGCATCCTCGGCGCCGGCCTTGCGGCGGCGCTGCTGGTGGGTATCCAGCTGCTGGCCGGCGGCATCGGCACCGGCCTGCTGCCGGGATTGCAGCTGCTGTGGTGGCACTGGCTGATGCTGCCGATATTGCCTCTTGGGGCTGCCGCTCTCGCCATCGTCACCGCGCGCTGGACGGTGCTCGGCGAACTGCGTGCGATGCTCTAGAGTCGTGCCATGCTGATTCTGCTCGACCGCGACGGCGTTCTGAACCGCGACTACCCCGACGATTACGTGAAATCGCCGGACGAACTGGTCATGCTGCCCAATGTCGGCAAGGCCGTGGCGCAACTGAACGCGCGCGGCTGGCCGGTGGCGATCTGCACCAACCAGGCCTGTGTCGGCAAGAGCATTATCGACGAGGCGATGCTGGGCCGCATTCACGAGAAGCTGTTCGACGCACTGGCGCGCGACAATGCCAGGATCGACGCGCTGTTCTTCGCCCCCGATCCGCCCTGGGCGCAGACCGACCGGCGCAAGCCCGGCCCCGGCATGCTGCGCGAGGCGATGCAGCGCTTTCGCAAAAGCCCGGCCGAGACCGTGTTCATCGGCGACAGCCTGACCGACCTGCAGGCCGGCGTGACGGCCGGGGTGCGGCGGATTCTGGTGCGCAGCGGCAAGGGTGCGCAGACCCAGGCGAAAGGCCTGCCGCAGGATGTGCTGCCGGTGACGGTGGCGGAAGACTTGCCGGATGCCGTGAACCGGCTGTTAAGTAACGTGCATGTTGATTGAAGTGACAGAGCCTACGGATCAGTGATGGCCCGCAAAGACCGCGACGACGAAGAGTCGACCCCGTTTTTCACCCGGATCAGCCGCTGGCTGATGCTGCTGGCCACCATTGGCCTGCTCTGGCTCGGCGGCGGCATCGCCTATGTCGAGCGCGTGGAATCGATTCCGGCCCCGGCCGAGACCAAGACGGATGCGATCGTTGTGCTGACCGGCGGCGCCGCGCGGCTGGCCACGGCGCTGCGGCTGCTGAATGAAAACAAGGCTGACCGCCTGCTGGTGTCGGGCGTGGCGCAGACCGCCACCAAAGCCACGCTGCTGCAGGCCGTGCTGCCGACCATGCCGGATGCAGCACAGGCCAGCAGCAACTGGCAGGGCATCGACCTGCAGCTTTTGTTCGACTGCTGCGTCGATCTCGGCTTCGAGGCCGACGACACCGCCGGCAATGCCGCCGAAACCGCCAGCTGGGCCGCGGCACGCGGCTACAGGACCATCCGGCTGGTGACGGCGAATTACCACATGCCGCGCGCGCAGGTCGAGTTCGGCCGCTATCTGTCGGGCATGACCATCGTGCCGCATCCGGTGCGCTCGGATGCCATGCGGGTGGAAGACTGGTGGCAGCGCCGGGCCGCGACCGTGTTCCTGCTCGGCGAATACAGCAAATACCTGGCAGCCCTGCTGCGCGCCCGTCTCGGCACCCAGCTGACCGCCACGCTGGAACAGAAACCGCAGACTGTACCGGTACAGCCGGCCGCTGCGCCGACCCAAGAGAAACCGACTGAAGAGAAGCCGCAGTAATGCTGCTGCTGCGCTCCCTTCTCTTCCAGGTTGCCTTCCTGTCGTGGAGC includes:
- a CDS encoding VOC family protein, with product MIDSLDHLVLTVRDIDVTLRFYESALGMQAIRFTAKDGGTRVALGFGQQKINLHRHGREFEPKAEQPMPGSADLCFLTARPVEDVIAHLAAQGIAILEGPVQRTGATGPILSVYIRDPDGNLIEISNRLTGR
- a CDS encoding response regulator, which codes for MARILVAETDVPVREFIRRVLLQRGHEVVVVNDGAEAVVKLARLPFDLLLADVAMPNMDGVELSLKVARDFPDLPMLMMSSDTIQRRRSHDIENLIVILQRPFTMVALNDAVERALGVNAVAAGQPAD
- a CDS encoding zinc-ribbon domain-containing protein, which codes for MILNCPACATRFQVDPNAFGDAPRKVRCSVCRNVWRQERPEPELPPEPAVPPVLAQMAAAAAQADEDEWVPPPPPGGKPPPASAVVPPPSLPDLPDLDLSPADDLSPPPVPRISGFDDDLLDAELDRPPLHPPLDEPISGGDLDDDPDEAIKRRRARLAEAGVQRAAAKPKKPFSWAWLGWLLLLGLLGGVVGGGYEKRIELVAFYPPLSKLYEQLGIPVDAAQWLGLELHNLKSATVLDGGTTKVTVSGDVVNVSGTERLLPAVRIAMRGANGQDLGAFTVKLEQTSIEADEKLSFNVQLPAPRDEVTDLEVAFASQAATP
- the ftsE gene encoding cell division ATP-binding protein FtsE yields the protein MRYGPGPEVLRDVSFELATGSFHFLAGPSGAGKTSLLKLLYLAQRPSRGLISMFGQDVSTASRAALPMLRRRIGVVYQDFRLLDHLSALDNVALPLRIAGADEKRTREHVVELLTWVGLGDRLEARPATLSGGEKQRVAIARAVIARPSLLLADEPTGNVDPDMAQRLMYLFVELNKLGTAIVLATHDTHLLEQFRFPVMRLRAGALMIDRNAA
- a CDS encoding cell division protein FtsX; the protein is MSKPRKKAPVSDLQLEADKSARFLPWALAVMVFLAALALSGALALDGTIEGWRRGVSSKLTVQIADRPGQPMAPRLQAAADILRAVPGIAEVRIVERSAVEALLQPWLGSAALQADLPLPGMIDVTLQDNAALSVDAVNAQLQAAVPGARLDDPKPWLDRLVQLGRLLQSLGGSIVLLVGIAAAAMVIFATRAGLADRRDTIELLHLIGAEDGYIARQFQRHVAAQALRGGILGAGLAAALLVGIQLLAGGIGTGLLPGLQLLWWHWLMLPILPLGAAALAIVTARWTVLGELRAML
- a CDS encoding D-glycero-alpha-D-manno-heptose-1,7-bisphosphate 7-phosphatase translates to MLILLDRDGVLNRDYPDDYVKSPDELVMLPNVGKAVAQLNARGWPVAICTNQACVGKSIIDEAMLGRIHEKLFDALARDNARIDALFFAPDPPWAQTDRRKPGPGMLREAMQRFRKSPAETVFIGDSLTDLQAGVTAGVRRILVRSGKGAQTQAKGLPQDVLPVTVAEDLPDAVNRLLSNVHVD
- a CDS encoding YdcF family protein; this encodes MARKDRDDEESTPFFTRISRWLMLLATIGLLWLGGGIAYVERVESIPAPAETKTDAIVVLTGGAARLATALRLLNENKADRLLVSGVAQTATKATLLQAVLPTMPDAAQASSNWQGIDLQLLFDCCVDLGFEADDTAGNAAETASWAAARGYRTIRLVTANYHMPRAQVEFGRYLSGMTIVPHPVRSDAMRVEDWWQRRAATVFLLGEYSKYLAALLRARLGTQLTATLEQKPQTVPVQPAAAPTQEKPTEEKPQ